From the genome of Lentimicrobiaceae bacterium, one region includes:
- a CDS encoding TonB-dependent receptor, which yields MRKTKIFALLFLLFLSEFLCAQSLTQTIRGRIVDKITKQPLPFANVVLPVGENFIGVATDINGYYRLEKVPVGRQEIKVSYIGYRLINIQVTVISARELILDIELEEAIVTAGEVTITGNSNKERPINEILKVSSRLFTVEETQKFAGTRGDPARMSMNYAGVSGANDQRNDIIIRGNSPTGILWRIDEVDVPNPNHFAALGATGGPVSILNNNMLANSDFITGAFPAEYGNALSGVFDLKMRSGNNEKREYTGQTSFNGLELGTEGPFSRKNGSSYIAHYRFSSLQLADELLHANLGTSGIPKYQDFTCKLNFPGKKGNLSVFGIWGHSSIDMHGSRDEHSSLYSIAGQDLSNTSDMLTGAATYTHTLNTSSFLKIIISGSHQKGATHTDTLDNNNTLHKYYNEKFINNILNVTASFTKKFSPRISSKTGFSIDWMAFDLFSEYYPVKENRIDKESDFSQGITLLKAYTQWNLKINERLSLTPGLHYLRFGINNSESLEPRVSLSWVVSGVQTLNAGYGLHSRQLPLYAYYYDTKLSNNEVIKTNKNLDFIRTHHFIVGSDRSLNENLRLKTEAYYQYLYNVPVEKRSSSYSLENIGAEWQFDLRDSLKNTGTGKNYGIELTLERFFNRSYYYLLSFSLFESKYEGSDGVEHNTAYNGNYVANALLGGEIKLKEAKHYSTLLLDTKITIAGGRRYTPIDIEASRQKNSTVYLEQEAYSRQFPVFFKADFRLGIRFGGKRISQEIQINIENITDYKNGIFRYYNCKTDKVETIHQYGIYPLLFSRIYF from the coding sequence ATGAGAAAAACGAAGATATTTGCTTTACTTTTTTTGTTGTTTTTATCTGAATTTCTTTGTGCGCAATCGTTAACCCAAACCATCCGGGGAAGGATAGTGGATAAAATTACCAAGCAACCACTTCCGTTTGCCAACGTGGTTCTTCCGGTTGGTGAAAATTTTATAGGTGTTGCCACAGATATTAATGGTTATTACCGCCTTGAAAAAGTACCTGTCGGCAGGCAGGAAATAAAAGTGTCCTACATCGGTTACAGGTTAATAAACATCCAGGTAACGGTAATTTCTGCCCGCGAACTCATCCTCGATATCGAGCTGGAAGAAGCTATTGTAACTGCCGGTGAAGTTACCATTACCGGAAATTCAAATAAGGAGCGACCTATTAATGAAATATTAAAAGTAAGTTCCCGACTTTTTACCGTAGAAGAAACGCAGAAGTTTGCCGGCACACGCGGCGACCCTGCCCGCATGAGTATGAACTACGCCGGAGTTTCTGGTGCCAACGACCAACGAAACGATATCATCATCCGGGGAAATTCTCCTACAGGCATTCTCTGGCGGATAGACGAAGTGGATGTTCCCAATCCCAACCATTTTGCTGCCTTGGGAGCTACTGGCGGACCGGTAAGTATCCTCAACAACAATATGCTTGCTAATTCCGATTTTATTACCGGAGCCTTTCCGGCAGAGTATGGCAATGCTCTTTCCGGAGTTTTCGACCTTAAAATGCGCTCCGGTAACAACGAGAAACGGGAATATACCGGGCAAACCAGCTTCAATGGGCTGGAACTCGGAACGGAAGGTCCCTTCAGCCGCAAAAACGGAAGCTCGTATATTGCCCATTATCGCTTTTCCTCGCTCCAGCTTGCCGATGAATTGCTTCATGCCAACCTGGGCACTTCCGGCATACCAAAATATCAGGATTTTACCTGTAAACTGAATTTCCCGGGCAAAAAAGGAAATTTATCAGTATTCGGAATCTGGGGACACAGCAGTATTGACATGCATGGAAGTCGTGATGAACATTCAAGCCTTTATTCCATCGCAGGACAGGATTTGTCCAATACTTCCGATATGCTGACAGGTGCTGCTACTTACACTCATACCCTAAATACTTCTTCTTTTTTAAAAATTATTATTTCCGGAAGTCATCAGAAAGGGGCTACGCATACCGACACACTCGATAACAACAATACGCTTCACAAGTATTATAATGAAAAGTTCATAAACAATATATTGAATGTAACCGCTTCTTTTACCAAAAAATTCTCTCCCCGCATTTCATCAAAAACCGGTTTCAGCATCGATTGGATGGCATTCGACCTTTTTTCGGAATATTATCCTGTGAAAGAAAACCGCATTGACAAAGAAAGTGATTTTTCGCAGGGGATAACACTTCTGAAAGCTTATACACAATGGAACCTGAAGATTAACGAACGTTTGTCGCTGACACCCGGCTTGCACTATCTTCGTTTCGGAATAAATAATTCCGAATCTTTAGAACCGCGGGTTTCTCTTTCGTGGGTAGTTTCCGGCGTGCAAACCCTGAATGCAGGTTACGGATTGCATAGCCGTCAATTACCTTTGTATGCCTATTATTATGATACAAAGCTGAGTAACAATGAGGTTATTAAGACCAACAAAAACCTCGATTTTATTCGTACCCATCATTTTATTGTTGGCAGCGACAGGAGCCTCAACGAAAACCTCCGTTTGAAAACAGAGGCTTATTATCAATATCTTTATAATGTTCCTGTAGAAAAACGTAGCTCCTCTTACAGCCTGGAAAACATTGGTGCAGAATGGCAGTTTGATTTACGCGACAGCCTTAAGAATACCGGTACCGGCAAAAATTACGGAATTGAGCTTACATTGGAAAGGTTTTTCAATAGAAGCTATTATTACCTGCTTTCCTTTTCGTTATTCGAATCAAAATATGAAGGCAGCGACGGAGTAGAACACAACACTGCTTACAACGGAAACTATGTTGCCAATGCTTTGCTGGGCGGAGAAATCAAGTTAAAAGAAGCCAAACATTATTCTACATTGTTGCTGGATACCAAAATTACTATAGCCGGCGGGAGACGTTACACCCCCATTGACATAGAAGCTTCCAGACAAAAGAACTCCACGGTTTATCTGGAGCAGGAAGCTTACAGCAGGCAGTTTCCGGTCTTTTTTAAAGCAGATTTCAGGCTGGGCATCCGCTTTGGCGGGAAACGCATTTCGCAGGAAATACAAATTAATATCGAAAACATCACCGATTACAAAAACGGTATCTTCCGTTACTACAACTGCAAAACGGATAAAGTGGAAACCATTCATCAGTATGGCATCTATCCGCTATTATTCAGTAGAATATATTTTTAA
- a CDS encoding sigma-54 dependent transcriptional regulator → MEGNFKIFIVEDDFVFAKILAHYLALNPDYEVEVFSDGKSLLANLYKNPSVVTLDYNMPGMNGLEALNRIREFNPDLPVIIVSGQQDISTAIELLKKGAYDYVIKDQDTKDRLWNIVKNIRENQRLRQKISVLEEEIGKKYEYQNLIKGESPQIHKIFTLIEKAVKTNITVSISGETGTGKELVAKAIHFNSPRRKMPFIAVNVTAIPKELIESEMFGYEKGAFTGAISRRIGKFEEANKGTLFLDEIADMDLNMQSKLLRALQEEEITRIGSNLTINLDVRLVVATNKNLVDEVRKGNFREDLYYRLLGLPIELPPLRERGNDLILLAKYFADEFCKKNKMPKLTISSNAFEKLKKYPYLGNVRELKAIVELAAVMTNTETIDENDISFTSATTMSDFLLQETTLEEYNKKIINHFLQKYDNKVRLVASKLGIGKTTIYRMIQNNEL, encoded by the coding sequence ATGGAAGGTAATTTTAAAATATTTATCGTAGAAGATGACTTTGTTTTTGCCAAAATTCTTGCCCATTACCTTGCTCTTAATCCTGATTATGAAGTGGAAGTTTTTAGCGACGGGAAAAGCCTGTTAGCCAACTTATATAAAAATCCTTCGGTAGTAACTCTCGACTATAATATGCCTGGGATGAATGGATTAGAAGCTCTTAACCGCATCAGGGAATTCAATCCTGATTTACCGGTAATCATTGTTTCGGGGCAGCAGGACATTTCCACGGCGATAGAACTATTAAAAAAAGGGGCATACGATTATGTAATCAAAGATCAGGATACCAAAGACCGTTTGTGGAATATTGTTAAAAACATTCGTGAAAATCAGCGTCTGCGTCAGAAAATATCCGTACTGGAGGAGGAAATTGGGAAAAAATACGAATATCAGAACCTGATAAAAGGAGAAAGTCCGCAAATTCATAAAATTTTTACTCTTATAGAAAAAGCAGTAAAGACCAATATTACCGTATCTATTTCGGGGGAAACCGGTACAGGAAAAGAACTCGTTGCCAAAGCCATCCATTTTAACTCCCCACGGCGTAAAATGCCTTTTATTGCCGTAAATGTTACGGCTATCCCCAAAGAATTGATAGAAAGCGAAATGTTTGGATACGAAAAAGGCGCTTTTACCGGGGCAATTTCCCGTCGCATTGGTAAATTTGAGGAAGCAAACAAGGGTACTCTTTTTCTCGATGAAATTGCCGATATGGACCTCAATATGCAGTCGAAACTCCTGAGAGCCCTTCAGGAAGAAGAAATTACACGCATCGGCAGCAACCTAACTATTAATTTGGATGTAAGATTAGTGGTAGCTACTAACAAAAACCTGGTAGACGAAGTGAGAAAAGGTAATTTCAGGGAAGACCTGTATTATCGTTTGCTGGGTTTGCCCATTGAACTTCCTCCGCTTCGTGAACGCGGAAACGATTTGATTCTATTGGCAAAATATTTTGCGGATGAATTTTGCAAAAAAAATAAAATGCCAAAGCTTACCATAAGTTCGAATGCATTTGAAAAGTTAAAAAAATATCCCTATCTGGGAAATGTCCGCGAACTGAAAGCAATTGTTGAACTGGCAGCCGTAATGACCAACACCGAAACTATTGACGAAAATGATATTTCTTTTACTTCTGCCACAACCATGAGCGATTTTCTTTTGCAGGAAACTACACTGGAAGAGTATAACAAAAAAATTATCAATCACTTTCTACAAAAATATGACAACAAAGTACGATTGGTTGCTAGTAAGTTGGGGATTGGTAAAACCACCATTTATCGTATGATACAGAATAACGAATTGTGA
- the cysS gene encoding cysteine--tRNA ligase gives MQNSLYLYNTLSRKKEPFEPLNPPFAGIYVCGPTVYGDPHLGHARPAIIFDLLFRYLQHLGYKVRYVRNITDVGHLENDADEGEDKIAKKARLEKLEPMEVVQYFTDRYHDAMRLLNVKNPSIEPRASGHIMEQMEIIRKILDAGYAYESNGSVYFDVEKYNQKYHYGKLSGRVLEDLISNTRELEGQEEKHNAFDFALWKKAQSEHIMRWHSPWSDGFPGWHLECSAMGTKYLGEQFDIHGGGMDLMFPHHESEIAQSVIANGKEPVRYWMHNNMITINGQKMGKSLGNFITLSEFFSGNHASLTQAYSAATIRFFILQAHYRSQLDFSNEALQAAEKGLKRLFAAISLLPKIIPASSSTEDISKLKEQCYEAMNDDLNSPILIANLFEAVRIVNSAYDKKLQLSAEDIAFLKEIFEVFAIEILGLQPEAAGEQTELVDNLMQLILSIRQNARSNKDFATSDLIRNQLTKAGISIKDTKEGVVWNLE, from the coding sequence ATGCAAAATTCGCTATACCTGTACAATACACTCTCAAGGAAAAAAGAGCCTTTCGAACCATTGAACCCTCCTTTTGCAGGAATTTATGTGTGCGGACCTACAGTTTACGGCGATCCCCATCTGGGGCATGCACGTCCCGCCATCATCTTCGATCTTTTATTCCGATATTTACAGCATCTCGGTTATAAAGTTCGCTATGTAAGAAATATTACTGATGTTGGCCATCTTGAAAATGATGCCGACGAAGGGGAAGATAAAATTGCCAAAAAAGCCCGTCTGGAGAAGTTGGAACCAATGGAAGTGGTACAATATTTTACCGACCGCTACCACGATGCCATGCGTTTGCTCAACGTGAAAAATCCAAGTATAGAACCTCGTGCCTCGGGGCATATCATGGAGCAGATGGAAATTATTCGAAAGATACTCGACGCAGGATATGCTTATGAATCTAATGGCTCTGTTTACTTTGATGTAGAAAAATACAATCAGAAATATCATTACGGCAAATTGTCGGGGCGGGTGCTGGAAGATTTGATTTCGAATACCCGTGAGTTGGAAGGGCAGGAAGAAAAACACAATGCTTTTGATTTTGCTCTTTGGAAAAAAGCACAATCTGAACATATCATGCGTTGGCATTCACCCTGGAGCGATGGATTTCCGGGCTGGCATCTCGAATGCTCCGCCATGGGAACCAAATATCTCGGCGAACAGTTCGACATTCACGGCGGCGGCATGGACTTGATGTTTCCACACCACGAGTCGGAGATTGCACAATCGGTAATTGCCAACGGCAAGGAACCTGTCCGCTACTGGATGCACAACAACATGATTACAATCAACGGGCAAAAGATGGGCAAATCCCTTGGCAACTTCATCACCTTGTCGGAATTTTTTAGTGGAAACCATGCTTCACTTACGCAGGCTTACAGTGCCGCGACCATACGTTTCTTTATTCTCCAGGCACATTACCGCAGCCAGCTCGACTTTTCCAACGAAGCCCTGCAAGCTGCTGAAAAAGGGTTGAAACGTTTGTTTGCCGCCATCAGCCTGTTGCCTAAAATTATTCCGGCTTCAAGTTCTACTGAAGACATCAGCAAACTGAAAGAACAATGCTACGAAGCAATGAACGACGATTTGAACAGTCCTATTCTCATAGCAAACCTGTTTGAAGCCGTTCGTATTGTTAACTCAGCTTATGATAAAAAACTCCAGCTTTCGGCTGAAGATATTGCTTTTCTGAAAGAAATTTTTGAAGTATTTGCCATAGAAATTCTTGGTCTGCAACCCGAAGCTGCCGGAGAACAAACAGAATTGGTGGATAACCTTATGCAACTGATCCTTTCCATACGGCAAAACGCCCGTTCCAACAAGGATTTTGCCACTTCCGACCTTATCCGCAACCAGTTGACAAAAGCCGGAATCAGCATTAAAGACACCAAAGAAGGCGTTGTGTGGAACCTGGAATAA
- a CDS encoding M20 family metallopeptidase — protein sequence MQSDKIRQLSREHLSEITVIRRHLHAHPELSGKEYETSEVIATQLTRMRIPFRKNIAGTGLLGVIEGKNPGKTVALRADMDALPITEKNEVTYASCNEGVMHACGHDAHMASLLGAAMILQQLRDSFDGKILLIFQPSEEKYPGGAIQMLQEGIFENEKPDSIIAQHVLPTLETGFVGMKAGKYMASTDEIYITVIGKGGHAATPELLVDPVLISAHILVALQSIVSRNAPPHIPTVLSFGKIVANGRTNVIPDKAEMEGTLRTFNEEWRKKAHKNITRIATSIAESMGGEAEVFVDKGYPFLVNDERLTQRAMKYAAQYLGKEKVKELDIRMTAEDFAYFSQQAPSLMYRLGIANASKEITSNLHTNTFDIDESSLETGMGLLAWFAICELAV from the coding sequence ATGCAATCTGACAAAATTAGGCAACTTTCACGGGAGCACCTTTCAGAAATTACTGTCATCCGGCGGCATCTGCATGCCCATCCCGAACTGTCGGGCAAAGAATATGAAACTTCGGAAGTTATTGCCACCCAACTTACCCGCATGAGAATTCCTTTTCGCAAAAACATAGCCGGAACTGGTTTGCTTGGAGTTATTGAAGGGAAAAACCCCGGAAAAACCGTTGCCTTGCGTGCCGATATGGATGCACTTCCCATAACTGAAAAAAACGAAGTTACTTATGCTTCATGTAACGAAGGAGTTATGCATGCTTGCGGACACGATGCTCACATGGCTTCTTTGCTCGGAGCTGCCATGATTTTGCAACAACTCAGAGACAGTTTCGATGGGAAAATCCTTCTTATTTTTCAGCCTTCCGAAGAAAAATACCCCGGTGGAGCCATTCAGATGCTTCAGGAAGGAATTTTTGAAAATGAAAAACCCGATTCAATAATCGCTCAGCATGTTCTTCCTACTCTCGAAACGGGTTTTGTTGGAATGAAAGCAGGAAAATATATGGCGTCAACCGACGAAATTTATATCACGGTTATCGGTAAGGGTGGACATGCTGCAACCCCCGAACTACTTGTTGACCCGGTGCTCATTTCAGCACATATCCTTGTAGCTTTGCAAAGTATCGTTAGCCGGAACGCCCCACCCCACATCCCTACGGTACTTTCTTTTGGAAAAATAGTGGCAAACGGACGCACAAACGTCATCCCCGACAAGGCGGAAATGGAGGGCACTTTACGTACTTTCAATGAAGAATGGAGGAAAAAGGCACATAAAAATATTACCCGTATTGCCACCTCTATTGCCGAAAGCATGGGTGGCGAAGCAGAAGTTTTTGTTGACAAAGGCTATCCTTTCCTTGTAAATGACGAAAGGCTAACCCAACGCGCCATGAAATATGCTGCACAATATTTAGGTAAAGAAAAAGTTAAAGAATTAGACATCCGGATGACCGCAGAGGATTTTGCCTATTTTTCGCAGCAAGCACCTTCACTGATGTATCGCCTCGGAATTGCCAATGCCAGTAAAGAAATAACATCAAATCTGCATACCAACACTTTCGATATTGACGAATCGAGCCTCGAAACCGGAATGGGGTTGCTCGCTTGGTTCGCCATTTGTGAACTTGCTGTGTAA
- a CDS encoding YitT family protein, translating into MPFLQKEKLFSRKWFKAYGLIAFGALSVAAGYVLFITPYKIVPGGVYGISIVLHYIIGTPVGLVALAFNIPLTILAVKILGPRFGPKTVTGFVLTSVFVDSIALYTDNKPLVENDPLLSCIFGGLLIGLGVGFIFKAKATSGGSDVISMILNKYTKVPVGQLIMIVDSVIVLLSFVAFGDWKIPLYSWIVIFIIGKVVDVVLQGLSYDKTVFIISDKHEEIRNRLINDVHRGGTYISGSGMYNGAEKKIIFTVVSRRELSMLEEFIHQIDPNAFLTVLEANEILGKGFKSLEEKLAD; encoded by the coding sequence ATGCCTTTTTTACAAAAAGAAAAACTGTTTTCACGCAAATGGTTTAAAGCTTACGGATTAATTGCTTTTGGCGCCCTGTCGGTAGCTGCCGGCTATGTGTTGTTCATTACACCCTACAAAATTGTTCCTGGTGGAGTTTATGGAATATCCATTGTGTTGCATTATATCATAGGTACTCCCGTAGGGCTTGTTGCATTGGCATTTAACATTCCACTTACCATACTTGCCGTAAAAATTTTGGGTCCGCGTTTTGGTCCGAAAACCGTTACGGGCTTTGTGCTGACTTCGGTTTTTGTAGATTCAATTGCATTGTACACCGATAACAAACCTCTGGTAGAAAACGACCCGCTTTTGTCGTGTATTTTCGGGGGATTGCTTATAGGACTGGGAGTAGGTTTTATTTTCAAGGCAAAAGCCACCAGCGGCGGCTCGGATGTTATTTCGATGATATTGAACAAATATACAAAGGTTCCTGTTGGTCAGCTTATAATGATAGTTGATTCCGTTATCGTTCTTCTCAGTTTTGTTGCTTTCGGCGACTGGAAAATTCCCCTGTATTCATGGATTGTAATTTTTATAATTGGGAAAGTTGTGGATGTGGTGTTGCAGGGCTTAAGTTACGACAAGACTGTTTTCATCATCTCTGACAAACATGAAGAAATCAGGAATCGCCTTATCAACGATGTGCATCGCGGAGGAACATACATCTCCGGTTCTGGCATGTACAACGGTGCCGAAAAGAAGATAATTTTTACAGTGGTAAGCCGCAGAGAACTCTCGATGCTCGAAGAATTCATCCACCAGATTGATCCGAATGCATTTCTTACTGTACTTGAAGCCAATGAAATTCTGGGGAAAGGGTTCAAATCTCTTGAGGAAAAATTGGCAGACTAA
- a CDS encoding HAD family phosphatase yields the protein MVSLQGIKNIIFDFGGVILNLDFKAGETAFARLGVTDFAELYSQINQVHIFDDLEKGIISPTEFNRRIHVLINKDISDEDLNIAWNSMLGEMPPQRIRTLLRLKNIYRTFLLSNSNAIHYAVFVKELQEKYGFASFDELFERVYFSFRERMKKPDPEIYNYVLHTSNLIPEETLFIEDTEKNLVPARQLGIHTYLLQPGEDISTLF from the coding sequence ATGGTTTCATTGCAGGGAATAAAAAACATCATTTTCGATTTTGGCGGAGTCATCCTTAATCTTGATTTTAAAGCCGGTGAAACTGCTTTTGCCAGACTTGGGGTAACAGATTTTGCAGAATTGTATTCGCAAATTAACCAGGTGCATATTTTTGATGACCTCGAAAAGGGCATCATCAGTCCAACAGAATTTAACAGGCGGATACATGTGCTAATCAACAAGGATATAAGCGATGAAGACCTTAATATTGCCTGGAATTCCATGCTGGGAGAAATGCCGCCCCAAAGAATCCGGACGCTGTTGCGATTGAAAAATATCTACCGCACATTTTTGCTTAGCAATTCCAATGCTATCCATTATGCCGTATTTGTAAAGGAGTTGCAGGAAAAATACGGCTTTGCTTCTTTCGACGAATTGTTTGAAAGGGTGTACTTTTCGTTTCGTGAAAGGATGAAAAAACCCGATCCGGAAATTTACAATTATGTATTACACACCAGCAACCTGATTCCGGAAGAAACTTTGTTTATAGAGGATACTGAAAAGAATCTGGTGCCTGCACGCCAGTTGGGCATACACACGTACTTGTTGCAGCCTGGTGAAGATATTTCCACATTGTTTTAA
- the rsmA gene encoding 16S rRNA (adenine(1518)-N(6)/adenine(1519)-N(6))-dimethyltransferase RsmA — MVDTSRFVRAKKHLGQHFLKDDNIARKIVGNLSPGTKNVLEIGAGTGKLTQYLLQQPFENFYIIEIDTESVDYLLVHYPELAPWIISGDFLKVDITRILEGNFSLIGNFPYNISSQIFFKVLENRNLVTEVVGMVQKEVAERIAAPPGSKTYGILSVLLQAFYTIEYLFTVNENVFSPPPRVKSAVVRLKRNTVQQLDCDEIFFFKVVKTAFNQRRKTLRNALKGIATKPEVLQSPVFELRAEQLSVADFVNICRML, encoded by the coding sequence ATGGTAGACACCTCCAGGTTTGTAAGGGCAAAGAAACATTTGGGACAGCATTTTCTGAAGGATGACAACATTGCCCGAAAGATAGTAGGAAATTTGTCGCCCGGAACAAAAAATGTGCTGGAAATCGGAGCCGGAACTGGCAAACTCACCCAGTATCTGCTACAGCAACCTTTTGAAAATTTCTATATCATAGAAATAGATACAGAATCAGTGGATTATTTGCTGGTACATTATCCAGAATTAGCTCCCTGGATTATTTCAGGCGATTTTTTAAAAGTGGATATTACAAGAATATTGGAAGGAAATTTTTCTTTAATCGGGAACTTCCCATATAATATTTCGAGCCAGATTTTTTTTAAAGTGCTCGAAAACCGTAACCTTGTTACCGAAGTGGTAGGCATGGTGCAGAAAGAAGTTGCTGAGCGCATTGCTGCGCCGCCAGGCAGCAAAACCTACGGGATTTTGAGCGTGTTGCTTCAGGCTTTCTATACTATTGAATATCTGTTTACTGTTAACGAAAATGTGTTTTCTCCACCACCCAGGGTGAAATCTGCTGTTGTCAGGCTCAAACGCAATACTGTGCAGCAACTGGATTGTGATGAAATTTTTTTCTTCAAGGTAGTGAAGACTGCCTTCAATCAAAGACGGAAAACCTTGCGTAATGCCCTGAAAGGAATTGCTACCAAACCTGAAGTACTGCAATCACCCGTTTTTGAACTTCGGGCAGAACAACTTTCTGTGGCGGATTTTGTGAATATTTGCCGGATGCTGTAA
- a CDS encoding NAD-dependent epimerase/dehydratase family protein, with product MILVTGATGLLGSYLISALLKRGEKVRALRRSSTDMRMLQKVLSYQSENPEALFSAIEWLEGDVCDVYSLEEAMKGISQVYHCAGIVSFEPRFREMMMNTNVRGTANVVNAALHCGIDKLCHVSSVAALSRTEADEVIDENSTWKPSGHNSVYAVSKYNGEREVWRGMEEGLNAVIVNPSIIIGYAGNNSGSSQLFSTIDACSWFYSNGVNGFIDVRDVASCMITLTNSDISGKRFVLSAENLSYRQLFIFIAAQLEKKLPFIRAGNGLLSLVWRIEKLRSLLLRSQPMITMETVNTQKNRYFYNNNAIKQATGINFIPIEESISYFCSKYSADKPWFHCRE from the coding sequence ATGATTTTAGTTACCGGAGCCACGGGATTGCTGGGTTCGTACCTGATAAGCGCATTACTGAAGCGTGGAGAAAAAGTACGGGCGCTCAGGCGTAGCAGTACCGATATGCGTATGTTGCAAAAAGTTTTATCATACCAGAGTGAAAACCCTGAAGCATTATTTTCTGCAATTGAATGGTTGGAAGGTGATGTATGTGATGTGTATTCCCTCGAAGAAGCCATGAAGGGAATATCGCAGGTATATCATTGTGCAGGTATAGTATCGTTTGAACCACGTTTCAGGGAAATGATGATGAATACCAACGTAAGAGGAACGGCGAACGTGGTAAATGCCGCATTGCATTGTGGTATCGACAAACTATGCCATGTAAGCTCCGTTGCTGCACTTAGCCGAACTGAGGCAGACGAAGTCATTGACGAAAATTCCACATGGAAACCTTCCGGGCACAATTCTGTTTATGCCGTCAGCAAATACAATGGCGAACGCGAAGTATGGCGGGGAATGGAAGAAGGACTTAATGCTGTAATTGTTAATCCCTCGATAATAATCGGCTATGCGGGAAACAACAGCGGAAGTTCTCAGTTGTTTTCCACTATTGATGCCTGCTCCTGGTTTTACAGCAACGGGGTTAACGGTTTTATTGATGTACGCGATGTGGCAAGCTGTATGATTACATTAACCAACAGCGATATCAGCGGGAAACGTTTTGTGCTTTCGGCTGAAAATCTGAGCTACCGTCAACTGTTTATTTTTATTGCCGCACAACTGGAGAAAAAGCTCCCTTTTATCCGGGCAGGCAATGGTTTGCTCAGCCTTGTATGGAGAATAGAAAAATTACGTTCCTTGTTGTTGCGAAGCCAACCCATGATTACCATGGAAACAGTCAACACTCAAAAAAACAGGTATTTTTATAACAACAATGCAATAAAGCAAGCAACGGGTATTAATTTTATACCAATAGAAGAAAGCATATCCTATTTTTGCAGTAAATATTCAGCCGACAAACCATGGTTTCATTGCAGGGAATAA